A portion of the Marinobacter alexandrii genome contains these proteins:
- the era gene encoding GTPase Era, which produces MENTKEFKSGFVNIIGRPNVGKSTLLNALMNEKIAITSSKAQTTRHRMFGILNDENHQIVFSDTPGAIDPAYKLQEKMMGYVRMALDDADVILFMVALEDKNEYPELVDMALRAGAPVIFLINKTDQNKGSQTFDKTTYWKELYPELEVITISALEEQGTDVLLDRILELLPNHPAYFPKDEMTDKSERFICAEIIREKIFMNYQQEIPYSSEVVVTSFKEEEKIIHIDAEIYVERDSQKGIIIGKKAESIKKVGMQARKDMEAFFGKKIHLQTFVKVEKDWRKDDRKLSKFGY; this is translated from the coding sequence ATGGAGAATACGAAAGAATTTAAGTCTGGTTTTGTCAATATTATCGGTAGGCCCAATGTAGGTAAGTCTACACTACTTAATGCTTTGATGAATGAAAAGATAGCCATCACCAGCAGTAAAGCTCAAACAACTCGTCATCGGATGTTTGGCATTTTAAATGATGAAAACCATCAAATCGTTTTTTCTGATACTCCTGGAGCTATAGATCCTGCATACAAACTGCAGGAAAAAATGATGGGTTATGTTCGTATGGCATTAGACGATGCAGACGTCATTCTCTTCATGGTCGCGTTAGAAGACAAAAATGAATACCCTGAGCTTGTAGATATGGCGTTAAGGGCAGGTGCTCCGGTTATTTTCCTTATCAACAAAACTGATCAGAACAAGGGGTCACAAACTTTTGATAAAACAACTTATTGGAAAGAGTTGTATCCTGAATTGGAAGTAATAACGATTTCAGCTCTAGAAGAGCAAGGAACCGATGTTCTTCTGGATAGAATTTTGGAATTACTCCCAAATCATCCTGCCTATTTTCCGAAGGATGAGATGACAGATAAAAGTGAGCGTTTCATTTGTGCTGAGATAATACGCGAGAAGATCTTCATGAATTACCAGCAGGAAATACCCTACAGCTCAGAAGTGGTGGTGACTAGCTTTAAAGAAGAAGAAAAAATCATCCACATTGATGCTGAGATCTACGTAGAGCGTGACAGTCAAAAAGGCATTATCATTGGTAAGAAAGCCGAATCTATCAAAAAAGTTGGGATGCAGGCCCGGAAAGATATGGAGGCCTTCTTTGGTAAGAAGATTCATTTACAAACCTTTGTGAAAGTAGAGAAGGATTGGAGGAAAGATGATCGGAAGTTGAGTAAATTTGGTTACTAA
- a CDS encoding S41 family peptidase, whose amino-acid sequence MRKFSLFAIVFFFLLTNSHSQPIPRTSDENLSKVDKLYYTCKIWGFLKYYHPLVSKGSYEWDEKIQKIISQTAGYQTHEAFSEYIARWIYYMGQIKPCNTCNQRNSNEVFLENFDLSWTQDRRFTEKFRSTFKNIEKNRFQGDHHYIEKGKIGEFIPKNEQQHFDLNWKDENQRLIPLFRFWNYVEYFYPYKYLTEQSWDDVLKEMISKFLEVNTKVEFHLAMLELVVKIDDSHAGLMTTVLEGMPYYNYLPARFDIIENQAVITEIIDAAKSRQADLQLGDVITKINGKPVMQVHNANKRYIWGSNEAIKDRSIYHTLFMGMQAPVDVTLERDGSTKMASLSLYKYSDISYSKASQKEKWTTYGDSIGYVNMGEISSGDVAPMMSELSDKTVIIFDVRNSPKGTYRAVSKYLNPSDTTFAIYTKPDFTYPGKFVWEGKAKCGSNNPDYFKGMIILLVDENTQSHAEFTCMSLQTAPNVVVVGSQTAGTNGKVSKFPIITSQYTAMSGTGVYYPNRSAVQRVGITPDVYVEQTMQGIKEKRDEILEKAIEISKEKIAEEIAEAKAALEKALMDSMMRLDSLRLDSLQMNAIPIDTLRLDTLRIDTLKVDNIEKDQ is encoded by the coding sequence ATGCGTAAATTCTCTCTATTCGCTATAGTATTCTTCTTTTTACTAACAAACTCACACTCTCAACCGATTCCCCGTACAAGTGATGAGAACTTATCAAAAGTTGACAAGCTATACTACACCTGCAAAATTTGGGGATTTCTGAAATACTACCACCCATTGGTAAGTAAAGGTTCCTACGAATGGGATGAAAAAATACAAAAGATAATCTCCCAAACAGCAGGCTATCAAACTCACGAAGCATTTTCGGAATACATTGCTCGCTGGATTTATTACATGGGCCAAATCAAACCCTGTAACACTTGCAATCAGCGAAACTCAAATGAAGTATTTCTGGAAAACTTTGATTTATCATGGACTCAGGATAGACGCTTCACTGAAAAGTTTAGAAGTACTTTTAAAAACATCGAGAAAAATCGATTTCAGGGCGACCACCACTACATCGAGAAAGGAAAGATAGGGGAATTCATTCCCAAAAATGAGCAACAACACTTCGATCTCAACTGGAAAGATGAGAACCAAAGGCTCATTCCACTTTTTAGATTCTGGAACTATGTCGAGTACTTTTATCCATACAAATATCTGACTGAGCAATCATGGGATGATGTTTTAAAAGAAATGATTTCAAAATTTTTGGAAGTCAATACAAAAGTTGAGTTTCATTTGGCTATGTTGGAGTTGGTGGTGAAAATAGACGACAGTCATGCAGGCCTAATGACCACAGTGTTAGAGGGAATGCCCTATTATAACTATCTACCAGCACGCTTTGATATCATCGAAAATCAAGCGGTGATAACAGAGATAATTGATGCTGCTAAATCAAGACAAGCAGACCTTCAATTGGGAGATGTAATTACCAAGATTAATGGAAAGCCTGTCATGCAGGTTCATAATGCTAATAAAAGGTACATCTGGGGTTCAAATGAGGCCATCAAAGATCGAAGTATCTATCACACTCTTTTCATGGGAATGCAAGCCCCCGTCGATGTGACGCTAGAGCGCGATGGTTCTACGAAAATGGCTAGCCTCTCACTCTATAAGTATTCTGACATTAGCTATTCAAAGGCAAGCCAAAAAGAAAAGTGGACTACTTACGGTGATTCAATCGGCTATGTAAACATGGGAGAAATATCCTCAGGTGATGTAGCTCCAATGATGAGTGAATTGAGCGATAAAACTGTCATCATTTTTGATGTAAGAAATAGTCCGAAAGGAACTTATAGAGCGGTTTCAAAATACCTCAATCCATCGGATACGACATTCGCTATCTACACCAAACCCGATTTTACCTATCCTGGGAAGTTTGTTTGGGAAGGGAAGGCTAAATGCGGTAGCAATAATCCTGATTACTTTAAAGGAATGATTATTTTATTGGTTGACGAAAACACCCAAAGTCACGCAGAATTCACCTGTATGTCTCTTCAGACTGCTCCAAATGTAGTTGTGGTTGGTAGTCAAACTGCAGGAACAAACGGGAAGGTTTCTAAGTTTCCAATAATCACAAGTCAGTATACCGCCATGTCTGGGACAGGTGTTTATTACCCGAACAGAAGTGCTGTACAGCGTGTTGGAATTACACCTGATGTTTATGTCGAACAGACAATGCAGGGAATCAAAGAGAAGCGAGATGAGATACTCGAGAAAGCAATTGAGATCTCAAAAGAAAAAATAGCAGAGGAGATTGCAGAAGCCAAAGCAGCATTAGAAAAGGCCCTAATGGATTCCATGATGAGACTAGACTCACTAAGGTTAGATTCACTTCAAATGAACGCAATACCTATTGACACGCTTAGGTTAGATACATTGAGGATTGACACATTGAAGGTCGATAATATCGAGAAAGACCAATAG
- a CDS encoding mechanosensitive ion channel domain-containing protein, whose protein sequence is MEKITDLTQVGFQSLVALGESFMSALPNILGALFLILLGWAVARIVSFIVRKTLKALQFDKLSEKLNLDELLSGTDLKITPSIVVGKFVYWVIILLFFVTASDTLGWTVVSESISDLISYLPQLFSAIVIFVVGFYIASIVRKGLRSILESLGVLSFRAISGFAFYLILVIVTITSLNQAGVDTALVTSNVTIIIGGIILAFAVSFGLGSRDILTNILSSFYTKSNFKVGQELEMNDLKGTIEKIDITSCTLKTSSGVVIVPVKRLLTETVKLK, encoded by the coding sequence ATGGAAAAAATTACTGATCTAACTCAAGTAGGCTTTCAATCTCTAGTTGCTTTAGGTGAAAGCTTCATGTCTGCACTTCCGAATATTTTGGGTGCGCTCTTTCTCATTTTGCTTGGATGGGCTGTTGCTCGAATTGTTTCCTTCATTGTAAGAAAAACTTTAAAAGCTCTGCAGTTTGACAAACTATCAGAAAAATTAAATCTAGACGAGTTATTAAGCGGGACTGACCTAAAGATCACACCCTCTATTGTGGTTGGAAAATTTGTTTACTGGGTAATCATTTTACTCTTTTTCGTGACAGCATCTGATACACTTGGTTGGACTGTAGTCTCAGAATCGATCAGTGACCTTATCTCTTACCTTCCTCAACTATTTAGCGCCATTGTTATTTTTGTGGTCGGCTTTTACATTGCTTCAATTGTTAGAAAAGGGTTAAGAAGTATCTTAGAATCACTTGGTGTTTTATCCTTTCGAGCCATTAGCGGATTCGCTTTCTATCTCATTTTGGTTATAGTCACTATTACCTCCCTCAATCAGGCAGGAGTGGATACAGCATTAGTGACTTCTAATGTTACCATAATTATTGGTGGAATCATTCTGGCTTTTGCAGTCTCGTTCGGACTTGGATCCAGAGATATTCTAACAAACATCCTTTCTTCATTCTACACTAAAAGTAACTTTAAGGTGGGTCAAGAATTGGAGATGAATGATCTCAAAGGAACGATTGAGAAAATAGATATCACATCTTGTACCCTAAAGACCAGTTCAGGGGTAGTGATTGTTCCTGTAAAAAGGTTACTTACCGAAACTGTCAAACTAAAGTAA
- a CDS encoding DUF885 domain-containing protein has protein sequence MKKCFRYSIILVLLSNSLLAQSGKKLSKIFAEIDEVNKSYSVRNTIWSGKHPKEYTFQRVDAKIETADKLRGKLELLSSIPDDKLSDQNKINKQIKILQLRNSISQIDYKIYLIPFNSEGGFFNSPSFFLPNLPFESIQDYDDYLEWLPSFTNFITYNKSLLQNGIDEKIQAPKVIVKNIISLLEPWTTNELYKNPFYQPIKNIPSDISEKDRKRIEDQAAGIIKGKILPVYLELMDFLKNQYLVSAPEKIGIGEIKNGKAYYENRVQHFSTLNISPDSVFTIGEAEVSRIRKQMENVITELDFKGSFADFLQFLRTDEQFYAKSGQELLNYAAWLSKKAEGELPRLFSKLYELPFTVAPVPENIAPNYTSGRYSGGSRTQNKSGAYWVNTYNLSSRTLYTLPALTLHEAVPGHHLQIQIASELEDIPDFRRTYYISAFGEGWGLYAEYLGEEMGMYETPYDLFGRYTYEMWRACRLVVDVGMHYKGWTREEAINFMSKNTALSLHEVNTEIDRYIGWPGQALSYKLGELMIKKLRSRAETKLGERFSIQEFHNTILRNGSVPLPILEEQVDKYISSTQED, from the coding sequence ATGAAAAAATGCTTTCGATATTCAATCATTCTAGTTCTTCTCTCCAATTCACTATTGGCGCAATCAGGAAAAAAACTTAGTAAGATTTTTGCAGAAATAGATGAAGTAAATAAGTCTTATTCTGTCCGAAACACTATTTGGAGCGGTAAACATCCAAAAGAATACACCTTTCAGAGAGTAGATGCTAAAATCGAAACCGCAGATAAACTTCGAGGCAAACTTGAATTATTAAGCTCCATCCCAGATGATAAGCTATCAGATCAAAACAAGATCAATAAACAAATTAAAATCCTTCAATTAAGAAATTCAATCAGTCAGATTGATTATAAAATATATCTTATCCCTTTCAATTCAGAGGGCGGTTTCTTCAATTCTCCTTCATTCTTCCTTCCAAATCTTCCTTTTGAATCCATACAAGATTATGATGATTATCTAGAATGGCTTCCCTCCTTCACAAATTTCATTACTTACAATAAAAGCCTACTTCAGAACGGAATTGATGAGAAGATTCAAGCTCCAAAAGTTATCGTGAAGAATATTATCTCCTTGTTAGAACCATGGACAACAAATGAACTTTACAAAAATCCGTTCTATCAGCCTATAAAGAATATACCCTCAGATATCTCTGAAAAAGACAGAAAAAGAATTGAAGATCAAGCAGCCGGCATAATCAAAGGCAAAATTCTTCCAGTCTATCTCGAACTAATGGATTTTCTTAAAAATCAATATTTGGTATCCGCTCCAGAGAAAATTGGAATTGGTGAAATAAAGAATGGCAAGGCTTATTACGAAAATAGAGTTCAGCACTTCAGCACGCTGAATATTTCTCCAGACTCAGTATTTACGATTGGTGAAGCTGAGGTAAGCAGGATTAGAAAGCAAATGGAGAATGTGATAACAGAATTAGATTTTAAAGGATCATTCGCTGATTTTCTTCAATTTCTTCGTACGGACGAACAGTTCTATGCTAAGTCAGGTCAAGAACTATTAAACTATGCCGCTTGGTTGAGTAAAAAGGCAGAAGGAGAGCTTCCAAGGCTTTTTTCTAAGCTTTACGAATTGCCATTTACCGTAGCTCCTGTTCCTGAAAATATTGCCCCCAACTATACCAGCGGTAGATATTCTGGCGGTAGTAGAACTCAAAATAAGTCTGGTGCTTATTGGGTAAATACATACAATTTATCAAGTAGAACACTTTACACTCTTCCAGCACTCACTCTACATGAGGCGGTTCCCGGTCATCATCTACAAATTCAGATTGCTTCAGAATTAGAAGATATACCTGACTTTAGAAGAACATACTACATAAGTGCATTTGGTGAAGGATGGGGGCTGTACGCTGAATACTTAGGTGAAGAAATGGGCATGTATGAGACTCCATATGATTTGTTTGGAAGATATACCTATGAAATGTGGCGTGCTTGTCGTTTGGTGGTAGACGTAGGAATGCATTATAAAGGTTGGACAAGAGAAGAAGCCATCAATTTTATGTCAAAAAATACAGCTCTTTCACTCCATGAAGTAAACACCGAAATTGATCGGTACATAGGCTGGCCAGGTCAAGCGCTTAGTTACAAACTCGGTGAGTTAATGATAAAGAAGTTAAGATCGCGGGCAGAGACCAAACTCGGAGAAAGGTTTAGCATTCAAGAGTTTCATAATACGATCCTAAGAAATGGATCAGTACCATTACCAATTCTAGAGGAACAAGTGGATAAATACATATCTTCCACTCAAGAAGACTAA
- a CDS encoding ParA family protein, with protein sequence MSQTIAVYNFKGGVGKTSTTLRLAHNWSRSFKVLVIDCDPQANLTQALSEESHSNTLFSLTKKLLHNEQPEIKPVEIHSYLHLIPGDYQMAEIESNTQFISFGHIIFYKLLSAIKHDYDFILLDCPTHFGVTVKSFIANTNSILIPSTPGSFSVTGFKKLMTYLNEVKKEKPLSILGIFFNLYRKNTLLHQKIVREAEQELGDLILDQRVRESIRVSEANQQNELLYSFTDQSAVAEDFLKLSDEVISRMNRVTLTEIVDQLSSQEVN encoded by the coding sequence ATGTCCCAAACGATAGCTGTATACAATTTCAAAGGTGGTGTGGGTAAAACCAGTACTACATTAAGACTTGCACACAACTGGTCAAGATCATTCAAAGTACTAGTCATTGATTGTGACCCTCAAGCTAACCTCACGCAAGCTCTTTCTGAAGAAAGTCATTCCAATACGCTCTTTTCTCTCACTAAGAAATTACTTCATAATGAGCAGCCTGAGATCAAACCCGTAGAGATTCATTCATATCTCCACCTGATTCCTGGTGATTATCAAATGGCTGAGATAGAATCCAATACTCAGTTCATTTCTTTTGGACATATCATATTTTACAAGCTACTTTCTGCTATTAAGCATGATTATGATTTTATTCTATTGGACTGCCCTACTCATTTTGGGGTTACCGTAAAATCTTTCATCGCCAACACCAATAGTATCTTGATTCCCTCCACTCCTGGTTCGTTTTCTGTCACTGGCTTTAAGAAACTAATGACTTACCTCAATGAGGTAAAGAAGGAAAAGCCTCTTAGTATTCTTGGCATATTTTTCAATTTATATCGAAAGAATACCCTTCTACATCAAAAGATCGTACGAGAGGCTGAGCAAGAATTGGGAGACCTTATTTTAGACCAAAGGGTAAGGGAATCAATACGTGTGAGTGAAGCAAATCAACAAAATGAATTGCTGTATTCTTTTACTGATCAAAGCGCTGTTGCTGAAGACTTTTTAAAATTGAGTGATGAAGTAATCTCAAGAATGAATAGAGTGACTCTTACGGAAATTGTGGATCAACTCTCAAGTCAGGAAGTAAATTAG
- a CDS encoding methyl-accepting chemotaxis protein, with the protein MLKNITIKKHMMLFILGSTIIIYLGTLTAISLNLRKSYLKEGEELANTRVLQMANNIKSKMNEDLSIARSMATIITEYLELPENDRVDAQRRVFNSIMRDHPNYEAAWMSWELGAIDPTWGGLNGRRRFTLFKKDGRLTEVTEIIDTDAQNPTGDYYRIRSNPNFEMSEPYISDEYIDGVTNTLWITSPCVPLYKEGKFAGLLGTDYSVENYVELSQIDKIYGRGYSFISSNGGALVSHSSEKTTKESTLKSLSFFDNSETNINLMIKNGESNSFTVYDEKFNETVYVTFASVLPSESILPWSVGMVIPISELTAPYSGSINLTIILGIIGLVILSLVIYRVSNTISKPIEKTNHLLKSISEGNIVSEKLENNGIGEISEMTRSLNNLIEDLHVKAELSAEIGKGNLEAEYELKNENDVLGKSLLKMKSNLLAVISETEEVVAQASFKGNLSARIDLEGKEGAWKDLSMAINGLLSSFSKPLISLNKIIDSMATGDLTQRYTEVSDGDIKVMTDNLNIALDTLNNLFLQIASSSNIIEESSKDMSSFTQELSTNTNQISSAIAEMSSGANTQVSKVDESSNLVEGILASANEMETRANRIHKTAKTGAENSEKGMSMMNNVVESIRDIAKFSDKTTASMSVLTDRSSEIERVLGVITEIAAQTNLLALNAAIEAAQAGDAGRGFAVVAEEVRKLAEDSKKSASEIERLIFSAQNDTNDASRVISEMNKSVKTGEETASLASKTFNQILESSNETLSFSEDILKAAHAQINNISEVVSITEGIVVIAEETAAGTEEVASSATEMSAGMMNYNQKTQSLVDIAISLRDSLSLVRILKVNHSEENLNEADQKDTEN; encoded by the coding sequence ATGTTGAAGAATATCACCATTAAAAAGCATATGATGCTTTTTATTCTTGGCAGTACCATAATTATTTATCTAGGAACACTCACTGCCATCAGTTTGAATTTGCGCAAGAGCTACCTCAAAGAAGGAGAAGAATTAGCCAATACACGTGTTCTCCAGATGGCCAATAATATTAAATCGAAAATGAATGAAGATCTTTCGATTGCCCGGTCAATGGCTACTATCATAACTGAATATTTAGAACTTCCTGAAAATGATAGAGTCGATGCACAACGTCGAGTATTTAATAGCATTATGAGAGATCATCCAAATTATGAGGCAGCATGGATGAGTTGGGAATTAGGTGCCATTGACCCAACATGGGGTGGACTCAATGGAAGAAGAAGGTTCACCCTTTTTAAGAAAGATGGGAGACTAACAGAAGTAACAGAAATAATTGATACGGATGCTCAGAATCCCACTGGCGATTATTATCGAATAAGGTCGAATCCAAATTTTGAAATGAGTGAACCATATATCAGTGATGAATATATAGATGGAGTAACCAATACCTTATGGATCACATCTCCTTGTGTGCCTCTTTATAAAGAAGGAAAATTTGCAGGTTTGTTAGGAACTGACTATTCGGTAGAAAACTATGTAGAATTATCTCAAATCGATAAAATCTACGGACGGGGATATTCTTTTATATCATCAAATGGAGGTGCTCTAGTTTCTCATTCGTCAGAAAAGACCACTAAGGAATCCACTCTCAAATCACTGAGTTTTTTCGATAACTCAGAAACGAATATTAACCTGATGATAAAAAATGGTGAATCTAATAGTTTCACTGTCTATGATGAGAAATTTAATGAAACTGTATACGTGACTTTTGCTTCTGTTTTACCATCAGAGAGTATCCTTCCATGGAGTGTAGGAATGGTGATTCCAATTTCTGAGCTTACCGCTCCTTACAGTGGATCAATTAACCTAACAATAATTCTAGGGATAATCGGTTTGGTCATCTTGAGCTTAGTTATTTATCGTGTTTCGAATACTATTTCAAAACCCATTGAAAAAACAAACCATCTTTTAAAATCGATTTCAGAGGGCAATATTGTTTCTGAAAAACTAGAGAATAATGGAATAGGCGAGATTTCTGAGATGACTCGATCCTTAAATAATTTGATCGAAGATTTACATGTGAAAGCCGAATTATCCGCAGAAATAGGAAAAGGCAATCTGGAAGCTGAGTATGAATTGAAGAACGAAAATGACGTATTGGGTAAATCATTGCTAAAAATGAAAAGCAATCTTCTTGCTGTTATTAGCGAGACAGAAGAGGTAGTCGCTCAGGCAAGTTTTAAAGGAAACTTGTCAGCACGCATAGACCTTGAAGGTAAGGAAGGCGCCTGGAAAGATTTAAGCATGGCTATTAATGGGTTATTATCATCTTTTTCAAAGCCATTGATTTCGCTTAATAAAATAATAGATAGTATGGCTACCGGAGATCTAACACAACGCTATACGGAAGTTTCAGATGGAGATATTAAGGTTATGACGGATAACCTCAATATAGCTCTGGACACACTCAATAACTTGTTTCTCCAAATAGCTAGTAGCTCCAATATCATTGAAGAGTCCTCAAAAGATATGTCCTCTTTTACTCAAGAGTTGAGTACAAATACTAACCAGATTTCATCGGCTATTGCTGAAATGAGCAGTGGGGCAAACACGCAGGTATCGAAAGTAGATGAGTCGTCCAATCTTGTAGAAGGAATTTTAGCCTCTGCTAACGAAATGGAAACCCGTGCCAATCGAATTCACAAAACAGCGAAAACGGGAGCAGAAAATAGTGAGAAAGGAATGAGTATGATGAATAATGTAGTGGAAAGTATCAGGGATATCGCCAAGTTCTCTGATAAGACTACTGCATCAATGAGTGTATTGACAGATCGATCAAGTGAAATCGAACGAGTCTTGGGTGTAATTACAGAAATAGCAGCTCAAACTAATCTTCTGGCACTAAATGCTGCCATTGAAGCTGCTCAGGCTGGCGATGCTGGAAGAGGATTTGCTGTGGTCGCAGAAGAAGTACGGAAATTAGCAGAAGATTCAAAAAAATCCGCAAGTGAAATTGAACGTCTGATTTTTTCAGCTCAAAACGACACCAATGATGCCTCACGTGTAATTTCTGAGATGAACAAAAGTGTTAAAACAGGGGAAGAAACGGCAAGTTTAGCTTCTAAAACATTCAATCAAATTCTGGAGTCCTCAAACGAAACACTATCTTTTTCAGAAGACATTCTAAAAGCAGCTCATGCTCAAATAAATAATATTAGTGAGGTTGTGAGCATCACAGAGGGCATTGTCGTCATCGCTGAAGAAACAGCAGCAGGAACTGAAGAGGTGGCAAGTTCTGCAACAGAAATGTCTGCTGGAATGATGAATTATAATCAAAAAACTCAAAGCCTTGTTGATATCGCTATATCATTAAGAGATAGTCTAAGTCTTGTCAGAATACTTAAAGTAAATCATTCAGAAGAGAATCTTAATGAGGCTGATCAAAAGGATACCGAAAATTGA
- a CDS encoding SprT-like domain-containing protein gives MTSEKVFQKFVPEASVGYCVKLYERLGFEFKVKKARQTKLGDYRFNPKINKHTITVNNDLNVFAFLVTYLHEVAHLIAFKQFGRKISPHGKEWKQAFKEVSEPMLTEDVFHKSVLNALKRYFKNPKASSCSDPVLYQILKQFDEPSDKVLLKEVPIGQEFEFNSKSFIKIEKKRTRSICQEITTKRNYLISDLAEVIPFTASEKGLPRTI, from the coding sequence ATGACTTCAGAGAAAGTCTTTCAAAAATTTGTCCCCGAGGCTTCAGTCGGCTACTGCGTGAAGCTTTACGAACGTTTAGGATTCGAATTTAAAGTTAAAAAAGCACGTCAAACAAAACTTGGAGACTATAGATTCAACCCTAAAATCAACAAACATACGATTACGGTCAACAACGACCTCAACGTCTTTGCTTTTCTGGTTACCTACCTTCATGAGGTAGCTCATTTGATTGCTTTTAAGCAGTTTGGCAGAAAAATATCTCCTCATGGAAAAGAATGGAAGCAAGCTTTTAAGGAGGTTTCTGAACCCATGCTTACCGAGGATGTATTCCATAAAAGTGTATTAAATGCATTGAAGAGGTATTTCAAAAATCCTAAAGCTTCCAGTTGCTCAGATCCCGTTTTATATCAAATCCTTAAACAATTTGATGAGCCTTCAGACAAGGTTCTGTTAAAAGAGGTTCCTATCGGACAAGAATTTGAATTTAATAGCAAGTCTTTTATTAAAATTGAAAAGAAACGAACCCGCTCCATCTGTCAGGAAATAACTACCAAAAGAAACTATCTCATTTCCGATTTGGCTGAAGTTATCCCGTTTACTGCTTCTGAAAAAGGTCTGCCAAGGACTATTTAA
- the der gene encoding ribosome biogenesis GTPase Der, whose amino-acid sequence MANILAIVGRPNVGKSTLFNRLVESRQAIMDNESGVTRDRHYGYGEWNGKKFTVIDTGGYVEGSDDIFEGAIRTQVKEALEEATAILFMVDCDTGLHGLDQDFANVVREIKKPVFLVANKADNQEKHLASNEFYNLGMDADLFPIAAASGAGTGDLLDEVVKEFDNEELQKDDVPRIAILGRPNVGKSSFVNALVGKERSIVTDIAGTTRDAVNTRYNLFGKDFILTDTAGIRKKSKVKENIEFYSVLRALQALQDSDVCIVMIDADSGIEAQDMNIIGLAHKYKKGVVLMVNKWDLQEKDSKTADTYRKFLEEKLGPLNYIPVIFTSVLNKQRIMQTLELALQVYDNRSTKISTSKLNEIMGKEIESYPPPAVRGHYIKIKYITQLPTHTPTFAFFCNFPQYIKEPYQRYLTNRMREHFDFRGVPIKMVFRKK is encoded by the coding sequence ATGGCTAATATTCTAGCAATCGTAGGCAGACCGAACGTAGGGAAATCCACTCTTTTTAATAGACTAGTAGAGAGTAGACAGGCAATCATGGACAATGAGTCCGGCGTGACCAGAGACCGTCACTACGGCTATGGAGAATGGAATGGTAAGAAATTCACTGTTATAGATACTGGAGGATATGTAGAAGGTTCTGATGACATTTTCGAAGGAGCCATTCGAACGCAGGTAAAAGAAGCGCTTGAAGAGGCAACAGCCATCTTATTTATGGTTGATTGCGATACAGGACTGCATGGTCTGGATCAGGATTTCGCCAATGTCGTACGAGAAATTAAAAAACCTGTTTTTCTAGTTGCCAATAAGGCCGACAATCAAGAAAAGCATTTGGCATCTAATGAATTCTATAACCTAGGAATGGATGCCGACCTATTCCCAATAGCTGCCGCAAGTGGCGCAGGAACAGGTGACTTGTTAGACGAGGTAGTGAAGGAGTTTGATAATGAGGAATTACAAAAAGATGATGTTCCTCGTATTGCTATTCTGGGGAGGCCCAATGTCGGTAAGTCTTCATTTGTAAATGCTTTGGTCGGTAAAGAGCGAAGTATTGTCACGGACATAGCGGGCACCACCAGAGATGCAGTAAATACACGCTACAATCTATTTGGTAAAGACTTTATACTTACAGATACAGCAGGAATACGCAAAAAATCTAAGGTCAAGGAAAACATCGAGTTCTACTCCGTACTACGGGCGCTTCAGGCACTTCAAGATTCTGATGTTTGTATTGTGATGATTGACGCAGATAGCGGCATAGAAGCACAAGACATGAACATCATTGGCTTAGCACATAAGTATAAAAAAGGCGTTGTTTTGATGGTAAACAAATGGGATCTACAGGAAAAAGATTCCAAAACAGCAGACACCTATAGAAAATTTCTAGAAGAAAAGCTTGGCCCGTTAAACTATATTCCTGTCATCTTCACATCCGTACTGAATAAGCAACGAATCATGCAAACTTTGGAGTTGGCACTTCAGGTTTACGACAACAGGTCAACAAAAATTTCTACTTCTAAGCTTAATGAGATTATGGGCAAAGAAATTGAAAGTTATCCTCCTCCTGCTGTTAGAGGTCATTACATCAAGATAAAGTATATCACCCAGCTTCCCACACACACTCCAACTTTTGCTTTCTTCTGCAATTTCCCTCAGTATATTAAGGAACCTTATCAACGATATTTAACTAACAGGATGCGAGAGCATTTTGATTTTCGGGGTGTTCCAATAAAAATGGTCTTCAGAAAAAAATGA